The genomic window AGTACTCAGCAATTGTAATGCCTTAAGAGGAAAAAAGAGGATTAAAATTTCAAGAAATTATGCAGCCAATGCTGGTATCAGCTACTAACGTGCATAGGGTGGAAGAATACTTTTCTAGCTGAATATCACTAAAATTTGCAACTTGAATGCAATATAACATATGAAGGGCAAAGAATAAAACCACCAACTTGGTAGCAAAGTGAATAAAAACCTTACCAGTATAAATAGAAGCCTCACGAGCAGCCACTGGCATATTAGAAGTATTTGCCACAAGTGTAGTACGCTTCATGACAGATTCTTCACGCCCATCAGGCAAGGTCATTGTTAGTTGTGGAAAATCCATTAGCACCTGAAATTTCAATCACTGTAAAACTTCAAAAAGGTTAAAAAATGAACTGACTGGAAGGCAACAAGCTAGATTTAACCACAAACCTCTGCCATTTCATTTCCTCTTTCTCCACAACCCACATAAACAACAGTGTCAGAATTGGAGTACTGGATAAGATAAGAAACAGATGTATGAGAGCATTAtgtgggaaaagaaaaaaaaaaaaagaagatatccGAAGCATGTCAATACCTTGGAAAGTGCCTGACTAATAACAGTTTTCCCACAACCAAAAGCTCCAGGTATAGCACAAGTGCCTCCAAGAACGGATGGGAAAAGGGCATCAAGAACACGCTGGTCCCCAAGTAAACCACCAAATAAAAACTTAGCGAAAACAGTCTTCATGCAGAAGAAACAATAGGATGAGAATATGTTTTGTTCTTGTATATACCTGGCCCGTCAAGAGAGGTGTGTCAGCAGCAAGTTTTGTTGCCACAGGTCTTGGTGTGCGAACAGGCCATGTCTGCAAAGACAAATTTCAGGTGTATTTAtcgtatttttgaaaattatattaaaaacacacacacacacacagagaatTTTCCATCAGATACAACAATTAGCTAAAATATAACCTGTAGCATGGTAAATTCCTTTTTGACACCCTGAAACTCCAGCTCAAGCACTGTATCCTgcattaagaaaacataaatcaacTTGAACTCCTCCAGTATATGAAATTGATACTGTGAACAAATGGCATATATAAGGAGCAACTTTCTTACTGACCTTCAAGCTGTATTGCCCAGGTGGGGCTATGTAGGAAATCTTACCCATAGAACCTGGAGGAAGTGCAACATGGTGTTGCATGAGAGTGTTCTCAAATACAGTCTGCAGGGATGATAACGGattagaattttattaaaatttagttCAACAATTGCAATGAAAGCATCAAAGCATCTTGAAAAGCACTTCACTAGTGCATAACTTACAGCATATAAATCCCCACCAGTGAGAAGATCCCCAACCGCTGGACAAAGTGCAAGGGAAAATTGATGAGTAATTTGGATTTTCATACTAAAATCAGAATTTAGCAATTTCAAACACAGAATCTTTTCCAATATACTGCATactaaatcaattttatttaccTAGTTTCTTAGGGTCAAATTCCCACAATATGTCCTTGTCAAGGGCCGGGACAGAAACACCTCGAGGGATATACACATCCCCAGACTTTATAGCAATAGTTTTTAAAGGCCGCTGTAAATAAAAGGAAGCAATGATGTGTCACAGGATCTTAATATAGTTCACATAAGAAATAATACAGAGCAAGATGAAATGTGATCAGGAACAGAAATTTATAATTCTTAGAAAAATACTAACAAATATGTGACATTTGATCTTCAAATATTATGGGAAGCAATAGAAAGAATAAACAGAAAAGGACTCAGTTTAGCATATAGAAAAAGTCAGAGTCAAAAAACAGCCAGCGTATTATATAGAATGTAACATGAGTAATCAAAGAGATTAAACTACAGTCGGGAGTCAAGTCAGgtttaagtatacttttctccACTTTTAAATATACTCAAGAACTGAAGCACACCTGGATCCCATCAAAAATGTTGCCCAAAATTCCTGGTCCAAGTTCAACAGAAAGAGGCTGTAGAGAGGGCAAAGGCCAATCCTGTCATTACcatcacaaataaaaatcaaataagagAGATGAGAGTCAAAATATACCTTTCGAGTCCGCAAAACTGGATCATTAACCATCAATCCAGCAGTTTCTTCATAAACTAAAGATAAGAACaaagaataatattaattatctaAACACCAGCaggaaagaaaactaaagaagaaatagaaattTAACAGTAGATCAGTATCAaaagacaaatgaaaagaaCCAGATACCTTGAATGGTAGCTGAATCTCCCTCCAATCTAATGATCTCTCCTATAAGATTGTCATGCCCCACTCGAACCAGTTCATACATGGCAGCACCACCCATTCCATCAGCAACCACAACTGGCCCAGAGACCTGAAAAATTGAACCCAAAGTGAATATACAATAATGCATCAAACAACATTTCCTACCAAAGACATGTTACAGTGAGAGATAAATGCTGAACTGTGTGGAATTGCAGTTTGTCAAATTTAAAATACAGGTGTAGAGATGCATATTCAGTATGTATTTAATGGAAACAAAAGATCCAATCCAACCACCAAGACTTAGGATGCCCTTCagtaattaattgaaaaacaatTAGTCCTGGCATTTCAAGATATCATGAAatgtacaaatataaatattgagaTAAACTTTACCTAATCTTTCTTTGATTcttgaagaaaaatcaaatagaGAATCAATCGATATGAGATTCTgagcataaaaattttaatggagAATCAAATAGAAGTTGGAATCTCCAGCGAGTGTTAACTTTAAACATTCTAAAACCACGTAATACAACATTTCTTTTCTCAGATCAAATGTATCTAGAAGTAAACATTCTAAACATTAAAtatgaatcatttttttttccagaaaaAACAGGAAATAAACATATTGTAGAGTCACAAACAACCACTACAAGAAATGTTTCAAATGAATGATCTTATCAAGATGACAAAAACTGAACCAACAAGCCAAGTGATCAATCCTTGAAGTAATATCCCTAATTccataagaaaataattcaGAAATCTATCCCTCATATCAGATATTCGAGTATCATCAGAGTTTAGAATTCATTCCAAAGCTTTCTAAGCTATCCAATTTGTTTCAGGCAGGGATAACAATTGACAAAACAAAAGCCATCCATTTTTCTCTTTCATGTCTTATAGGAATCCAATAACAccaaaaaatttctcaaaaacacGAATTCATAAGAAACTGGATCAATTACCCGGTGGAAACAACGAAATCCAATCAAACGAGAATTAAGCATTGAAAAGAACTCATAAAATGATACCTTGCGAACATATCCATACTCGCTCTCCTTCTCAGAATCCTCAAACGTGGTGAGCCGATCCCCATACGCCATCGCCGCCGATCGGGATGGAAACAACAGCAAATGAGTAAAATCCGATGATCGGCGATGGCTTCCCGCTTCGGATCGAGGCCAAACGGGATGAATCCGGTGAGATCGGAGGCGAAGATGGGGGAATTCTTAGGGTTTTGGGACGGCGAGATCTGGCCCAGTGATTGAGAGGAAGAGCGAGCTCTCTGAGCGCCACGGACGGAAGTATGTGTCGTTGTTTCCTCtcgttgattttttttcttccgaTTTTACCCTCTTTCATATTTATAATTACAGGAATGCCAAAAGCCATTAAATTACATGTTTGCCCTTGCtgtaaaatttacttttttatatatatatatggagtatTTATCcctgtaaaattaaatttcataaaaatggATTGTAGAAATTTAAAGGGGtgtgttatgtaaataattGTAAAAAG from Dioscorea cayenensis subsp. rotundata cultivar TDr96_F1 chromosome 9, TDr96_F1_v2_PseudoChromosome.rev07_lg8_w22 25.fasta, whole genome shotgun sequence includes these protein-coding regions:
- the LOC120268983 gene encoding V-type proton ATPase catalytic subunit A-like, which encodes MAYGDRLTTFEDSEKESEYGYVRKVSGPVVVADGMGGAAMYELVRVGHDNLIGEIIRLEGDSATIQVYEETAGLMVNDPVLRTRKPLSVELGPGILGNIFDGIQRPLKTIAIKSGDVYIPRGVSVPALDKDILWEFDPKKLAVGDLLTGGDLYATVFENTLMQHHVALPPGSMGKISYIAPPGQYSLKDTVLELEFQGVKKEFTMLQTWPVRTPRPVATKLAADTPLLTGQRVLDALFPSVLGGTCAIPGAFGCGKTVISQALSKYSNSDTVVYVGCGERGNEMAEVLMDFPQLTMTLPDGREESVMKRTTLVANTSNMPVAAREASIYTGITIAEYFRDMGYNVSMMADSTSRWAEALREISGRLAEMPADSGYPAYLAARLASFYERAGKVKCLGGPDRTGSVTIVGAVSPPGGDFSDPVTSATLGIVQVFWGLDKKLAQRKHFPSVNWLISYSKYSKALESFYEKFDPDFIDIRTKAREVLQREDDLNEIVQLVGKDALAETDKITLETAKLLREDYLAQNAFTPYDKFCPFYKSVWMMRNIIHFNALANQAVERGAGSDGQKITYSVIKHRLGDLFYRLVSQKFEDPAEGEEALVAKFKKLYEDLTVGFRILEDESR